One genomic window of Luteitalea pratensis includes the following:
- a CDS encoding tetratricopeptide repeat protein: MFWPVGGAVGQPAAPPDQAWQTAVDQYLAGDRSGAGATLLHATPPALFESSRRAFEQWRAGPAGDAEARRIATRRFQVSALLPLDLLIAVTGRALATEHEVALENAAREAWQRLDAFDGQDGGAASAQVRQFRRWWRLAFVQHLIASGRFRDVPREAASVHPPEDDAEAVAALALLRGVALETRARLADEVPTGSAAVNMRRLPVASRTAPMLIAMDDAGKQYRRALELKPGDREATLRLARVAIERNRLDDAERLLSPLLLQACRDAVCGLAHLFAGEVYEGRKDMERASGSYARASAVPAVRHSALVAMMQAAMRRGSAGGAYDLTRQFATPVALAPRQPPDAWNLYTAGRLFEGDRILTHLMATVVK; the protein is encoded by the coding sequence GTGTTCTGGCCGGTCGGTGGCGCCGTCGGACAGCCCGCGGCACCGCCGGATCAAGCCTGGCAGACCGCGGTGGACCAATACCTGGCCGGTGATCGGTCTGGGGCAGGAGCGACTCTGCTGCACGCGACACCACCGGCGTTGTTCGAGTCCTCCCGGCGGGCGTTCGAACAGTGGCGAGCCGGCCCGGCCGGCGACGCCGAGGCGCGCCGAATCGCGACGCGCCGTTTCCAGGTGTCGGCACTGCTGCCCCTGGACCTCCTGATCGCCGTCACGGGTCGAGCGCTGGCGACCGAGCACGAAGTGGCGCTCGAGAATGCCGCCCGCGAGGCCTGGCAGCGGCTCGACGCGTTCGATGGCCAGGACGGCGGCGCAGCGTCGGCGCAGGTCCGGCAGTTCCGCAGGTGGTGGCGCCTGGCCTTCGTCCAGCACCTCATCGCATCGGGCCGTTTCCGCGACGTGCCCCGGGAGGCGGCTTCCGTCCATCCACCCGAGGATGACGCCGAAGCGGTGGCCGCACTCGCCCTGCTTCGCGGAGTGGCGCTCGAGACGCGTGCCCGTCTCGCCGACGAGGTGCCCACCGGCTCGGCAGCCGTGAACATGCGTCGGCTGCCCGTGGCTTCGCGGACCGCACCGATGCTGATCGCGATGGACGATGCAGGCAAGCAGTACCGGCGCGCCCTCGAACTGAAGCCGGGCGATCGCGAGGCGACGCTGCGGCTGGCGCGGGTCGCGATCGAGCGTAACCGCCTCGACGACGCGGAGCGCCTGCTTTCGCCGTTGTTGTTGCAGGCATGCCGTGATGCGGTGTGCGGGCTGGCACACCTGTTTGCCGGGGAGGTGTACGAGGGACGCAAGGACATGGAGCGAGCCTCGGGTTCGTACGCGCGTGCCTCCGCCGTTCCCGCGGTACGTCACTCCGCACTGGTGGCGATGATGCAGGCCGCCATGCGACGGGGCAGCGCTGGCGGCGCCTACGATTTGACGCGCCAGTTCGCGACGCCCGTCGCCCTCGCGCCGCGACAGCCACCCGATGCCTGGAACCTGTACACCGCTGGGCGCCTCTTCGAAGGCGACCGGATCCTCACGCACCTGATGGCAACGGTGGTGAAGTGA
- a CDS encoding VWA domain-containing protein: MAAVFVLAATPHAQDTVPLFRASVDVVTIDAFAHQNRKPIGDLTSGDFVVRDNGVEQVVGSLGTTDSAHVIIGLDLSGSVDGRTLEQLRAAVRALVGELTPQDRVSLFTFSDRVRLLMRASPPGGNLDATLARFEASGATPLHDAIVFGSALSFADQGPSVFLLFTDGQDTTSWTSAARTLDVLRRTNVVVFPVGAGLPTAVTSAPFSETFTRQTWMAPTAGDGLRLLQSAADVTGGEFLRINKGAHLSETFRGILSQYRQRYLLTYSPSGPPAPGWHRLDVRLRARAGSVVAREGYMARNP, from the coding sequence ATGGCGGCCGTCTTCGTGCTGGCCGCCACACCGCATGCGCAGGATACCGTGCCGCTGTTCCGCGCGTCGGTCGACGTCGTCACCATCGACGCCTTCGCCCACCAGAATCGCAAGCCGATCGGCGACCTCACGTCCGGGGACTTCGTGGTGCGCGACAACGGCGTCGAGCAGGTCGTCGGCTCGCTCGGCACCACCGACAGCGCGCACGTCATCATCGGGCTGGACCTCAGTGGCAGTGTGGACGGGCGGACCCTGGAGCAGCTCAGGGCCGCCGTGCGGGCGCTCGTTGGCGAGTTGACGCCGCAGGATCGCGTGTCGCTCTTCACGTTCTCCGATCGGGTGCGCCTGCTGATGCGGGCCAGCCCGCCTGGCGGCAACCTCGACGCGACGCTCGCGCGGTTCGAGGCGAGCGGTGCGACGCCGCTGCACGATGCGATCGTGTTCGGCAGTGCGCTCTCCTTCGCCGACCAGGGTCCCTCGGTGTTCCTGCTCTTCACCGATGGTCAGGACACGACGAGCTGGACGTCGGCCGCGCGCACCCTCGACGTCCTGCGTCGCACAAACGTGGTCGTCTTCCCCGTCGGCGCGGGCCTGCCGACAGCGGTCACGTCCGCACCGTTCTCCGAGACCTTCACCCGCCAGACGTGGATGGCACCGACAGCCGGCGACGGCTTGCGGCTCCTGCAGTCGGCGGCTGACGTCACCGGTGGCGAGTTCCTGCGCATCAACAAGGGCGCTCACCTGTCCGAGACGTTCCGCGGCATCCTCTCGCAGTACCGCCAGCGCTATCTCCTGACCTATTCGCCGTCCGGACCGCCGGCGCCGGGATGGCACCGCCTCGACGTGCGGCTGCGCGCGCGCGCTGGCAGCGTCGTCGCGCGGGAAGGGTACATGGCGAGGAACCCCTGA